The Pseudomonas solani genome segment GGGTTTCAGTGCCATCGGAAAACAGGGAGCCCCCGTAGGTTGGGCTGAGGTACGAAGCCCAACGCAGCAAGGCCGAGCATCGCACCGTTGGGCCTCGCTGCGCTCGGCGCCAACCTACGGCGCCATGCCCAACCCAATCACCGTGCCGGTGTAGGTCGGGTGCAACCCGACAGGGGTTTCGCACAACAACATCGCGGGTTTCACCCGCCCTACCGCCGCACTCCACCGACGGTGGCGGCGGGAGCACCCAGGCGTAGCCCGGGCTTCAGCCCGGGAACGGTGGAGGCAGGATCAGCGCAGCCCGCGCAGATGGAGGAAGCCGAACAGCAGCACCTGGGTGCGCTCCAGCCAGGGGAAGGGACGGGCCTTGAGCTTGCGGTTGAACAGCGCGGCCTCGGCCACGTGGACCAGCAGCATCACACCGGCCACCAGCAGCAGGGGGCGGTGCAGGGGCTCGCCGAAGGGGTAGACGATATTGAGGATCGCCACCAGCCAGAACATGGCCAGGGCGCCCTTGGCGAACGACAGGACGTGCATAGGGGTTCTCCATTGCAAGGTTGAGCCTTGCAGTGTGCCGTCTCCGGCCGCGCGCGCCTTCCGCACTTTCGTTTGGCCGGCGCGCGCGACGGTGGGTCAGCCCGCCTGCGCGCTCGGGGTGGGTCAGCGCACCGTCAGGGCGATGGGGGCGTCCTCGAAGTCGAAGCAACC includes the following:
- a CDS encoding DUF1145 domain-containing protein yields the protein MHVLSFAKGALAMFWLVAILNIVYPFGEPLHRPLLLVAGVMLLVHVAEAALFNRKLKARPFPWLERTQVLLFGFLHLRGLR